From the Chitinophaga lutea genome, the window GTCGATCTGCCAGTAGGCGATGCTTTTACCGTCCGGGCTCCAGCGGAAACCGTCGCGGCAGCCGAATTCCTCTTCATAGGCCCAGTCGAACGTACCATTGATCAGGCGGCGGGAGCCATCCTGCGTGAGCTGTTCGGTTTTCCCGCTGGCGAGGTCTTCCACATACAGGTTATGGCCGCTTACATACGCCGCTTTGGTACCGTCGGGCGAAAGTTTCGCGAACATCAGCGACGCTTCGGGCAATTTTTTGCCCAGCTGGCGCAGCTGGCCGCTGCGGCGGTCGAGCAGCCAGTAATCGCCCCGGGTATGGTAGCGCCACACTTTCCGGGTATTGGTGAAGATGAGCACCTGCTGTTCATCGGGCGAAAAGGTGAACCCGGCGATGGACAGCGGGCTCTGCGCACCCGCGGGTGTAAGTTGTTTGGCGGTGATTTTTTCGCCGGGCTGCCGGTCTTTCACCCGGTAGGCGGCAATCTCCCCCTCGCCGTCCTGCCAGATGGCATCGCCGTTGCGGGTCCATTGCACCTCCTGTGCGGTGGCGCCAATACAATAAAGAGCAATAAAGCAGAGCAGGAATAGAAAACGCTGTAGTTGCATCATAGTAAGATAAGCTAGTTGGTAATGAGTAAAATAAGGGAAATAAAATCAATCCCCGAAAAGGAAAATGTTAAATGGCGCAAGGGGGGTAACAAAGCGGCCCGGGGTTTGATATACATGAGCGGAACAGCTTTATTATAAATGGTTTATTACGTAGTAGCATGGACTTTGCCAATTTATTCATAATAAATTTTGACAATTTATAAAATTCCGTATTTTTATGGCGTATAGCGATCCTATTGAAAAACGAAAAATAATGGTACAAGTATCCTATTCTTACAAAAACCGGGAGTTCTTCCACATGGAAGACTATATCACGAACCAGATAGCGGAAAGCGGCAAGAGAATGCTTTTTGCCCTCCTGGAACCGATTCACGAACTTTTGATGCACGAGAACGGCAAGATCAGGATCTGCCTCGACGAGCGGCCCAATATTGAGCTGGAAGGTTTCAGCGCACCTGTAAAATACCGGATCGAATGCACCCTCCGGGGCGAAGACCTGGAAGACTAACCGGATACGAACACACCACCTACTGATATTTGCGGCGCCCTTCCCTGCGCCGCATTTTTTTGTAAAAGGAAGGCTGCATCTCCAATGAAGACAAAGACCCGCACGACTACAAACCGCGGCAGCAAAACGCTGCCGGGCAAACTGCTCTACAGCCCCCTCACCCTCTTAGCCCTGCCCGTGCTGCTGCTGGGCCTTTTTCTCCGCAGCGCCTGGCTGATCGTTCCGGCCGCCCTCCTGCTCAGCGGTTCGTTCGCTGCCCGGCTGGTCCGCGCCCGCACCGTGGTATCGCTCAATGAAAAAGGCATTTATTACGACAGCCCCTTCCGCCGGCTGCACTTCGAATGGCACGAAATCAGGGCCGCCGGGGTATATTACGTCAGCAAGGGGCAGGTGTACGAAGAAGACCATACCGAGCCATCTCCGCCTGAGCACGAGGGCATCCCCCGCACGATTTATGTGTCGCTGCGCCCCGCTTATTCGCCTGCCCGGCACCGCCGCCTGGTGAATAAAACGGACATACATTTCCGGTGGAACCAGGAGGCCTGGGAAGTGATCACGGCCAAACGGGAAAAGGCGGTAACTGAAAAGGCATAAGGGTTTACCGGCGTACAGCGCGAACTCTTTCCGCCGCTTTCCCTCCCCGGCCGGCAGCTTCGGCCCGGGCAAACGCAGCGGCGAGGGATATTCGTTCTCAGCAACGGGCGAACTCGGCACAAAAAAGCCCCGGCAAATCTGCCAGGGCCTTTCTATTCGTAGTAAATGCTTGTCGCTTAGCGGTTGCTGCTCAGTTTGGAGAGCAGGCGCAGTATCTCGAGGTACAGCCATACCAGCGTTACCAGCAGGGCAAAAGACGCATACCATTCAAAATACTTCGGCGCACCCTGCGCGATACCGTTTTCGATCATGTCGAAATCGATGATCAGCATGAGGGCGGCGATGGCGGTCACCAGAATGGAGAAACCGATGCCGATCAGGCTGCCTTCGTGCAGGAAGGGAATGCGGATATCGAAGAAACCGAGCACGAACGCGATCAGGTAAAAGATCGCAATGCCGGCCACCGCGGTGAACATGATGGATTTAAACCTTTCCGTGGCCCGGATGATGCGGGCGCGGTACAGGATGAGCATGCCGATGAAAGTAGCAATGGTGAGGCCCACCGCCTGGATCACGATACCGTCGGTACGGCTGGCGTAAAACGCGGAGATAGCACCCAGGAAAAGGCCTTCTGCCAGCGCATAGGCCGGCGCCAGGTAACTGGCCCACTCTTTTTTGAAGGAAATAACAATCGCCAGCACAAAACCACCCAGCGCTCCGCCGATCACGTAGGGCATCACGTTTTCTCCCTTGATGAATATACCCCAGGAATACACGGATGCAGCCAATACCATCGCCAGCAGAAACGCCATTTTACCGATCGTGCCGTTCAGGGTCATCGCGTCGCTGTACTGCGTTTGCGAAATCTCCTGGAAGGTCTTTTCTTTCAGTACAGGGTTGTTTGATTCAAATAATGCCATATTTCGTTCTGTTTTAATTCACTCAAATATACAAAAAAAATTTAACGTTCAGCTCAGTCGTCTTTCCCGCCCTTCTCGCCTGTAAACCAATGCTCCTTGTCGCGGAATAGCACGTTAAAGGTGGTCAGCGACCCGTAAATGCGGGTGATGTATTGCTGCAGGTTCACCTTGTCTTCATCGCTCAGCAGCTTATGGGCGTTGATCTGCTGCTCCAGCACCCGCAGGCGGTCGCGCACCATCACGATCTTGTGGAAAAACACCTCAACGGGCACTTCCTTTCCTTTCTGCGACGGGTCTTTGGGCTGCAGCACCATCGTGCCGCCCATCCAGCGGTCGCCAAGCGGCACCACTTCGGAGAAACCGCCCCACAGGCGGAGGATCTTCAACAGGGAGGTTTCCACCGCGGAAACGGTTTCGACTTCCACCGTTTCGTTTTCGGCATATAATACTTCGAACAGGGGATCGGTTTTGTCTACTTCCACCGTACCCTGGTTGATGAACGTCACCATGTACTGCGCGTATTTAACACCGATGATCACACCGGGGCCAAAACGTGCATGCTGTACACGTGAGCCGATGCCTGCTGTCAGTTCTGTCATGTTTTTTTCCGGAAATATAATATAAGATGTTGAATCATGCACCCTTTTCACCTTCATTTAACAGGTCATACGCCCTGCTCGGCGGCGTTGATTTCGCGGCCGGAGAAAGAAAGGATCGTATTGATGAGCATCCGGCGCATCCGGCGCTCGGTTTCCTTGTCGGGCCGCGGTATCAGGAACTGCACCTTGTAATGCACGAGGTCTTTTTTGATCTCGAGAATCTTCAGCGAAAAACTGTTTTCGGTGATGTTGCTGGCGAAAGGGCGCAGCACGCTTTTCAACTCCTGCTCCAGCTGGTCGGGCGACGACTGGTATTTGAGATCGAGCTCGAACTCGATGGTGAGCTTCTTGATGTTCTGCTTGCTCTGGTTGAGCACCATCGATGAAAAGATCACGGAATTGGGGATGAGCACGATGTCGTCGTCGTCGTTCTGCAGCACCACGTTGATCAGCGTAATGTCGAGCACCTTGCCCTTGTAATCTCCCACCCTGATCTGGTCGCCGAGCGAAAGCTGGTCGGAAAACATGATGATGAGGCCGTTGATCATATTGGCCACGTATTCCTTGGACAGCAGGGCGAACGCGGCGGCGGCGATACTGAGACTGAAAAACAGGTCTTTGATATTGGCCCCGAACAGGGTGAGCACCGCCACCAGGAACATGATGGTGTTGAGCACGGACGAAATGCGGTTCAGCCCCAGCACGAAGTTATCGCGCGTGAGCCGCTGCAGCCGGTGTTTACTGAGGTACCACGATATCATCACTATCCACCCGATGGATATCAGCAGGTTGGCCCCGAGGAAGAGCGACAGCGCATTCACGGCCCTGCCGAGCCAGCTGTATTTTTCGAACAGATCGTGCTTGGAGAAGTTGAAGAGCAGTACAGCCAGGTACACCACGAGTTTCAGGATAAACACAAGTATCTCATTCCTGAACCGTTTCTTATTGTATGTAGCCTGATCTGTTACCATGGGTTATTCATTTTGCATCCTAGGCTGCAAAAATAGGTAATTATGAGGCATGGAAAAAGTGACGCCGGGCGAAAATGAAGGCGCTTTGGATAATTCCTTCTCCATCGCAACAAAAAAGAAGAAACGTTGTTTTGCAGAGTATGACGGTTTCAGATTTCAACTGGGAGTTTGCGGGCACGCATTTTCATGGCATGCAATGGCGTCCGGAAAAATTCGGCAGCCTCTTCATCATCATTCACGGCATCGGGGAACATGTGGGCCGGTACACCCATGTAGCGCGGTTTTTCGCAGAAGAAGGATACCTGGTAGCGGGAATCGACCACTACGGCCACGGCAAAAGCGACGGCAAGCCCGGCGCCAGCAAAACGCTGGATGAGATCTTCGACTACGTCGACGCCTTTATCGGGCACATGCAGCATGTGTACCGCATGCCGGTGGTGCTGTACGGCCACAGCATGGGCGGTGGCATCCTGACGGGTTTCCTGCTACACCGCCATCCTCGGGTCAAAGCGGCCATCATTTCCGCCCCGGCGCTGATCGTGGCACGCAACCCCAATGCGTTGCTGCGGGGCGTGCTGGGCATCGGCGCCGCGCTCTTCCCCCATCTGCGCATCGCCCAGGGCCTCGACATCCATAAAATCTCGCACGACCCTGCCGAAATAGAAAAGTTCACAGCGGATCCGCTGCGGCACGACAAAGCCAGCCTGCGCCTCCTGCACCTGCTGGTGTCCAATGGCCGCTGGTGCCTCGAACATGCCGGGCGCCTGCAGGTGCCCGCACTCCTGCTGCACGGCGACGCCGATGAATTCACCAGTGTGGCCGGCTCGCGGACATTCGCGGAGCGGGCGCCGAAACAATTACTGACTTACAAGGAATGGAAAGGATTCTATCACGAAATGCATAACGAGCCGGAGAAAATGCAGGTGCTGCAATTCATGGCCGGCTGGCTGAGCCATCTGCCAGGTGCAGCGCCTCCAGTAACATAATGCCGCTCATCTGTATGGACGCATCCTGCCCAATCGTGGCCGGCGCCTTGCACCAGCGGGTGTCGAACAGGTATTCCGGCCGGCGGGTGCCGTTTTCCAGCAAACTGCGGCCATTGTTGCGCAGCCAGGCAAGGAAAGCTTCTTTTTCGGCGGCCTCCAGTTTGCCGCGCAATAGCAGCTGGGTGAAGTACCGCACAAAAATCCCCTTGAACAATCCGCCGTCGCCGTTATTCTCCCCTTTCAAAATGCCCTGTGGCGAAAACCGCACCGTATCGCGCACCACAAAACGGGCCGTGCGCAACGCGCTTTCGAGATATTCCGGCTGCCCGGTAAGGGTGTACAATTCCAGCGCGCCGCCCAGCCAGGTGCCCTGGTTGTAGGTAAACACCATGCCGGGATTTTTATTGACCTGCGCTTCCCCGTTCTTCACCTGGACATTATCCCACACAGTGCCGTTTTCGGGGTTGATGAGATGCGCCTGCTGCCAGCGGTAAATCTTCGTCGCCATGGCCAGGTCGCTTTCCCTTTTGAAAAGCCGGTACATCCGCGCGGCGATGATCATGGCCGGGCCGTTGGAGCAGGCGTTTTTGGAATGCGGGGTGGTTTTCATCCACATGATGCCGCCGCCCGCCACGGGCGTCCAGCCTTTTTGAATGTCGGCCCACAAGGTATCCGCCAGCCGCGCGTACCGCGTATGACCGGTGGCTTCATAAGCGCGCAGAAGCGCGAGCGCCAGCCATTGTTCGTCGTCGTAGAAATCATTGTACCAGGAGCTTCCGTTCATGCGGTGCATACCGTCGAGCAGCTGGTCGAGCTGCTGTATGTAGCTGTTCCGCTTCGTGCGCAGGTAACCGTCCACCATCAGGTCGGCCGCGTGCGCGTTCCACCAGTAGTCGAAGCTCCGGTTGCCGGTATTGTTGTGCTGGTAATATTGCCGGGAAGCAGACCAGTATTGGGTGTTGAGGGCATGGTAACCGCTGTCTGCCGCGGCGCCCCAGTGCTGCGCGCAAACGGAAAAGCCGTGCAGCAGGCAAAGGAGGAATAAACTGTAGCGCATGCAACAAAATAAAAACTTAGGGAATACTTTCCAGTTTTATTTTATAAGTGTTCAGCAACTCTTCGTTGTTGTTTTGCCGGGACACGAGGTCCATTGCCGTGCGGATGGCTTTTTTGGCCTCTTCGTTCCGCTGCGCCTTGATATACAGGTTGCAGACGTTCTCGTATACCAAGGGGTTTTCAGGGGTGTATTGCACGGCCTTTTCCGCCCACGACAAAGCCCTTTCGAATTCCGGTTTTCCTGCCGGGAACATGGCCCCATAAAACCGGGAATGGTTCTGCAGAATGATACCGACCTGTTTGGAATAGGCATGGCGGTTCCGTTCGTCGTTGCCGTCGTACACTTCCTCAAACCGGAGCCTGTCGTATTTCGCCAGCGTATCCGGCGGCAGTTGCGCCAGGCTGTCGATGAACGGCACGCCTTCGGTGAAGTATCGATCCTTCGGGTAATTACGGTAAAGAAAATGCAGGCGGAAAGCATCGAATACCAGCGGGTACAGTACAGACGCGTTCCGGATGCGGGCGCTTTGCGCGGTGAGCCGGTTCAGCAGCGTATCGTTTTTGGCGGTGAGCTGCCTCATCATGGTTTCGGTGATCAGGTTGCTCAATATCACCCCCAGTTTTTCAGCGTTGGTGCGGCGTACGACGTCCGGTTCCACATCCGGCGTGAGCACCGCCTCTCCGGTAAAAAAAGCCTGGTGGTCGAGGATGTAGTTGAATGTGCGGGATTGTACATCCGTCACATGTTTCAACAGGAACTGCCCCTGCTCCGGCTGCTCCAGTTCCGCCGGCGTCAGCAGGCTGAGATATTGGTCCAGTGCGGCGGTTGCGGCGGTGTCTTTTTGCAGGCTGTGCATGCGGGCCACATACTGGCGCAGGAATTCCCTGTCTGTTTTTTTCTCTTCGTACAGCCGGGCCATCTCCTGCTCCGATTCTCCGCTGGCGGATTCGCGCAACGCGGCGTTGGCATGCGCCAGGAAAACACGGGGATTGTTATTGTATCCTCCGGCACGGTACACCAGGTCGCCGTTGCCGTTCACCCAGAGGTAAGTGGGATAAGATTTCACGTTGAATTGCCCTGCTACAAACCGGCCATCGCTTTCGGCATCGAGCTGGAGGTTGATGAAGTGGGTGTTGAACACTTCGCCGACCCCGGGCAGCGGGAATATTTCCTCTTCCATTTTTTTGCAGGGCACACACCAGTCGGTATACACATCCACAAAGACCAGCTTGCCTGTTTTCTGGGCTTCGGCCAGGGCTTTGCGCCATGAACCTTTAAAAAACCGGATACCGGGTTTGGAAGATTGGGCACCTGCCAGGAGGGTGGTCAGTACAATGGCCAGGGTCAGCAAATATTTCATGTCGGGATTTTCTGTGATCCAATTTACACATTTTATGAGTAACGGGGGCTTATCGTACCGGCACCGGCTCCACTGTAAAACCGCTCCTTTGCAGGCCCGCCAGTATGCCATCACTGTAAAACAGGTGTGCAAGGCCCACTGCCACAAAACAATCGGTGCCTTTCAGGAGCTTGGCCGCGAAAAAGGTCAGGCTGTATGTAGCCTGACCTTTTTATATTAAGAACATCGGAATGCTGCTATCAGAGGGTGGCCATATCGATCACGAAGCGGTAGCGCACATCGCCTTTCAGCATCCGCTCGTATGCTTCATTAATATCCTTGATGTCGATCACTTCCACGTCCGACACGATATTATGTTCGGCGCAGTAGTCGAGCATTTCCTGCGTTTCGGGAATACCGCCGATCATCGACCCGGCGATGCTCCGGCGTTTGCCGATGAGGTTGAAACCGAGCACTTCGGTTGGCGTAGGCGGCACGCCCACACAGATCTGCACACCGTTCACCCTGAGCATGGACAATACCTTGTTGTAATCGTGCGGGGCGGATACGGTATCGATGATAAAATCGAAGTAACCGCGCACGCTTTTCACCTGTCCGGGATCGGAGGTCAGCACGAATTTATGCGCCCCCAGCCTGCGGGCATCGGCCTCTTTGGCCGCGGACGTACTGAGCATGGTTACTTCCGCACCGAAAGAAGCGGCGAACTTCACGGCCATATGCCCCAGGCCACCCAGACCGATCACGCCCACCTTATGCCCCTTGCCTACTTTCCAGTGGCGCAGCGGCGAATAAGTGGTGATACCGGCGCAGAGCAGCGGCGCCACGGCGGGCAGCGGCAGTTTGTCCGACACCCTGAGCACAAAAGCTTCGTCGGTCACGATCATGCTCGAATAACCGCCGTAGGTAGGCGTTTTATGGTCCTGCTCCAGCGAATTATACGTGCCGGAGGAGCCGTTCTCGCAATACTGCTCCAGCCCTTCCCTACAGGGGTCGCAATGGCGGCAGCTGTCTACCAGGCAGCCCACCGCGGCCAGGTCCCCTGCTTTGAAGCGGGTCACTTTATCGCCCACTTTCGTTACGCGCCCTACAATTTCGTGGCCGGGCACCATCGGGAAAATGGCGCCGCCCCATTCGTCGCGGATCTGGTGCAGGTCGCTGTGGCATACGCCGCAATAGAGAATATCGAACTGTACGTCGTGCGGGCCCGGCTCGCGCCGGCTGAAATTCCAGGGAGCGAGCGGTGTGGTGGCATTCTGCGCTGCATAAGCTTTTACTTGAGACATTGTGTTGATTATTTTAAGCGTCAATATTCCAGGTCATTCATCTTCGAACATCATCGGCGGTCCGGTAACGCCGCGCTTTCCGCGGCGGGCATCGAGGGTGTAGTAAAAAAAGAGCCGGAGCGTATGGTTCCGGTCGTACTGGTAGCCGCCGGCTTTTTGCTGGTACACGAGCATGTACCCCAGGTCATAACTCCAGCCTTTGCCGATGTTCTGCCGGATGCCGCCGAAAAGCCGCACCTGGTCGAACGTATTAAAGATAACGGATCTCCCGAATTGAATAAGCACTTCATTGGCGAAACTGATTTGCGGGAAGTGCGGTTTGGCGGAGAGCGGGATGCCCAGGCTGAGCAGGTACCGCAGGCGGTTGGAATAGGTGTAGGAACCCGTCGAGCGGTCGCCCGTAATGGTTTCGCGCCAGCGGTGCTCGTCGCGGAAACGGTTGAGGATGCCTACTTTGCCGAGGGTGCTGGTGTAGATCACCTGTTCGTACAGGCGGTTCTCATCCGAAAACGTATGCAGCCCGGGCTGCGGGGGCGCCAGCCACATATGCGCGTACCCCGCCACGATGGAAAGATTGTCGTGGAGCCAATAGCTGGCGCCGCCGCGCACAAAATAAAACGAAGGGTTGGCGAGGAAGTTATTCCTGCGCACATGCACGTCTGCAATGGTGCCCCAGCGGTGGCTGAGGCGGATGGTGCTGTTGACCGACAGCCAGACCTGCTGCTGGTCGTTGATCTGTTTGGCCGGCGGGGTTTGCGCCGCTGCAGCCAAGCAGGCATGCCATGCGAGTAAGGATAGGATAAACCGGGTCATCGCAGTAACAACAATGCCGCACTCATTTTAGTTTGATGGAAAGGTTGCCGGGCGCATCTTTCACTTCGAACACCGCTTCTTCGTAAGTAGCGGCGCGCATGGCCGGCAACACGTTGTTGGAGAAACCGTACTTTTCGCGGGGAATGCCCACCAGGTTGGTATCAAGCTCGCCGTTACCATTTTCGTCGAGGAATACGGAAATGGCGTATTTACCGGCCGGGATGCGGTCGAATTCCACCAGTACTTCACTTTTACCGCTGACCGGCACCACTTTGGCGAATACCGTTTTATCGCGTTTCATAAAGGTGCCCGCATTGCCGTACCAGCCGATGTAGAGCTTGCCCGTTTTATTTCCGAGGTTCGTGACTTTGACCGCGTATTTCGTTTGTGCGCCCGCGGTAAGGCAGCTGAAGAGGGTTAGAATGAGGCCGGGGATGAGGTAACGTAAAGCCATAAAGTTGTTTTAACAATTGAAGGAAAAACTGTGCCGGAACGGATGGCGCATTATTTGATGCTGATGCAATGATAATCACTTTTATTCAACCCATTAAAAGTAAGATCATGGCAAAGTATTCCAGAAAAGCCGGCGACAAGGTGGAGCGGGCCATGCATGAAATGCATGAAGGCAAACTCAGGAGCGGCCGGAGCGGGAAGAAAGTCACCAATCCGAAACAGGCCATCGCCATAGGCCTTTCCGAGGCCCGTGAAGAAGGCGCCAAAGTGCCGAAAAAAGCGGCGGCCAAAAAAGGCGGTGCGAAGAAGGCCACCCGTAAAGCCGCCACCAGGAAGGCTGCTCCGAAGAAAGCAGCGGCCGGCAAAGGAAGAACAAGAAAAGCGGCGGCAAAGAAAGCGGCGCCTAAAAAGGCGGCCGCGCGAAAAGGCGGCGCAAAAAAGGCCGCTACCCGGAAAGCAGCAGCCAAAAAAGCCGCTCCGAAAAAAGCGGCAGGCAGGGAAAAAGCCGCTTCCAAAAAAAGAAGCACCAGCAAGGCCACGGCATAAACGTAAAAAGCCGGTACAGCAAGTACCGGCTTTTTGTAGAAAATCATCCCCAATCAGTTGCCCGGCGGGTAAAAACGGATATGTTCAAATACATAATGGTCATTCCTGCGGAGGGTATCGATCAGCTGCTTCAGTTCACTCTCCTCCCACTTCTTCTGAAACATTTCGTCGTGCACCAGTATCACGATATGGTCTTTGGTCAATGTGCTGCCCGCGGCGAGGCGCGCGTTGATGGCTTTGGCCATCTGCTGCACCGTCTGGACGGGTGTTCCGTCTTGATCGTGATGCTGCCATTCGATATCCCACCCGAATAATTTAAACCCGCGTGCCGCCAGCGAATCCGCCGCCGCTTTGCCGCTTACGCCGTCGTCGCGCTTTTTGTTCCCCACCCGCCACATGTTGCGGCCCGGCAGGCGCACGATCTTATAACGGAGGTTCAGGCTGCTTTCGTTCTTCTCCACGTCGTTCACCACGTTCAGGGGGTTACTGTAAAATTGCTGGTATTTGTTATGGGCGTGCGTGAAACTGTGGTTATACGATTCCACGTAAGGATTGCGTTCGTACATGCCGTAATAGGACTGCAGCTTTTTGCTTTCCTCCGCATGTTCGCCGACGAGGAACACACTGATCTTCAGCTGTTCGGCCAACACCACGCTGTCGATGTTTTCACTGCCCTGGAGCGGGCCGTCGTCGAACGTCAGGTAGATATATTTGATGGGCGCCCTGTAAGCGGAAGGCTCTTCTTTAAACGCCACCAGCACGGAAACAAACAAAATGACGGCGAGTGTTTTCATACGGATACGGGTTATACGATAAAGATAAGCGATTCCCATAAAAAAACCCGGCTGCTGCCGGGCTGTCGAAATAATGGGTTGGTAAGGGGATAAAGCGGTATTGTATAAAAATAACGTGTAATCTCCTGGCGGGGAATACTCAGAAATAGGTATTTATGGCAGCTCTTTGTGCGCGGGAGAACCCGGGTGATGTGGAGGAGAACATTCTGCTTTGTTGAAATTCGGCCGCCGCTAAAAAGCAAAATCGTCCGCTGAAAATTCAGAAGGCGTGACGCCAAGAAACTGGCGGAAATCGCGGATGAGGTGCATCTGGTCGGCATACGCAAATTCGTAAGCAAGCGCCGCCCAGCGTGTCTGGCTGTTTCGCATTTTGTACTGCAGCATGTTGGAGAAACGCAGCATCCGGCTGTACATTTTCGGCGTAACGCCTACTTCCTTTACAAAGTTCCTTTCGAGCTGTCGCTTGCCAAGGCAGACCTGTTGTTGCAGGCAGGCGATGGACAGGGCGCCCTGACCGCCTGCGATGAGCGCCGCCATTTCCTGCACGGCGGGCGACGGATGGATATGCCTGCCGGCCTGCTGAAGCAAATGCAGCAGGTAAGGTTCCGCCGTTTGGATGCAGTGGTCGAGGCTGGTACAGGCCATCAGCCGTTCGGTGAGGCCAGGGAACACGGCGGGCATTACCAGCGCACCGTCTATCGCTTCATCGCTGAATTCGCTGGCGGGAATGCCCAGCAGCGCATACAAACCTGCCGGTGTAAAGCGGATACTGAAACTCACCAGGTCCCCGCTCAGGCGAATGGCATACTTCCGGTGCGTGCGCGGCCCGCGGATGGTGCAGCGCGCAAACGGCACCACCCTGCCGGACGCGCAGTCCGTTGTTTCAAATGCATCACCCATAAAAAAATCGATGGAACTGACGCTGCGGAGCGGCATCGCTTTGTGCACCGCCGCGTCTTTCGCGCGGATGGCGGCCGTACGGAACACGTATCCCGCAACATAAGGGCGCAACG encodes:
- a CDS encoding helix-turn-helix domain-containing protein, whose translation is MPRLLSIVAQQLPTEALRPYVAGYVFRTAAIRAKDAAVHKAMPLRSVSSIDFFMGDAFETTDCASGRVVPFARCTIRGPRTHRKYAIRLSGDLVSFSIRFTPAGLYALLGIPASEFSDEAIDGALVMPAVFPGLTERLMACTSLDHCIQTAEPYLLHLLQQAGRHIHPSPAVQEMAALIAGGQGALSIACLQQQVCLGKRQLERNFVKEVGVTPKMYSRMLRFSNMLQYKMRNSQTRWAALAYEFAYADQMHLIRDFRQFLGVTPSEFSADDFAF